A portion of the Corynebacterium heidelbergense genome contains these proteins:
- the mfd gene encoding transcription-repair coupling factor — MSGAASSSSSSAASSHPTAPISGSAHSSAPALSGVLAAAMRDSKLVGLFTHVGESELHIQGPEAIWPFVAGAVAQRAPVLIVTATGRQAQDLQAVLGHMLGGAVELFPAWETLPHERLSPSVETVARRMRVLHRLANPDEKNPLRVVVAPTRAFVQPVQSGLGEIEPIALRVGEDTEFEDLQQRLVQLGYTNSDVVGKRGQFATRGGLVDIFPADAELPVRVEFWGDEVAEIHPFSVGDQRTIPGPGPQELRIYPCRELLITEEVAARAARLAREHAGNAELAETFDKISQKIYVQGLESLIPVLHSSPLVALPEVMPQGTHTIVVAPAAVERRAVDLRETGEQFMAAAWDATAMTDVPTAGPADGVAYLSVAAVREVQRRLDRPWWTLSPLGMADYGDAGATGDFEADALSLDYAPAPQPHGDLESIGAMMSAIRSRVEAGGRVAYAAPTTTVAARMIRRFREAGIPVQPVGMDLSGMRGLGRINRSKAPAASAPPNPGMVSIYHAVAHAGVDFPMAGDKAGPSLLFITETDVTGNRVDAQATGKRKPAKKRNRVDPLALSEGDLVVHDSHGIGKFVKMVERTVGKGADASRREYLVLEYAPSKRGGPGDQLYVPMDQLDLLSRYVGGEKPALSKMGGVDWKNTKRKARSAVREIAAELVQLYAARQAAPGYAFAPDTPWQREMEEAFPFTETEDQFQAIEAVKADMERPVPMDRVIVGDVGYGKTEVAVRAAFKAVQSGKQVAVLVPTTLLAQQHYSTFSERMQDFPTVIKELSRFTSPAESREVIAGMADGKVDIVIGTHRLLQTGLQWKNLGLIVVDEEQRFGVEHKEHIKALRTHVDVLTMSATPIPRTLEMSMAGIREMSTILTPPEDRHPVLTYVGSREDKHVAAAIRRELLRDGQVFYVHNKVRTIERAADDLRRLVPEARIVVAHGQMSEEQLETTVKGFWDRQFDVMVCTTIVETGLDIANANTLIVENAHHMGLSQLHQLRGRVGRSRERGYAYFLYPKGEVLTETSYDRLSTIAANNDLGAGMAVAMKDLEMRGAGNVLGAEQSGHIAGVGFDLYVRLVGEAVEAFRAMADGETVDGTGEERKEIRIDLPIDAHIPAEYVASERLRLEAYRKLAEAQTEEDIAAVLEEFTDRYGAPPVQVQRLATVARLRQLCRDVKVTEVVATGSKISFSPIDLPDSGQVRLKRLFPSAVYRATTKIVQLPVPKQGAGMRAVALRDTELVQWCADALSHLAGLPTRDMRGGEPPTR, encoded by the coding sequence ATGTCCGGCGCCGCGTCCTCTTCGTCTTCATCTGCTGCTTCCTCTCATCCCACGGCCCCCATCTCGGGCTCCGCTCATTCCTCCGCTCCGGCCCTGTCCGGGGTTCTGGCTGCAGCGATGCGGGATTCCAAGTTGGTGGGGTTGTTCACCCACGTCGGTGAATCGGAGCTGCACATCCAGGGTCCCGAGGCCATCTGGCCCTTCGTCGCTGGCGCGGTGGCCCAACGTGCCCCGGTACTCATCGTCACGGCGACCGGGCGCCAAGCCCAGGATCTGCAAGCCGTGCTTGGACACATGCTGGGCGGGGCAGTGGAGCTGTTCCCCGCATGGGAGACTTTGCCCCACGAGCGGCTCTCCCCCTCCGTGGAGACGGTTGCGCGGAGGATGCGGGTGCTCCACCGATTGGCCAACCCAGATGAGAAGAACCCCCTCAGGGTTGTGGTGGCCCCTACCCGCGCCTTCGTGCAGCCGGTGCAGTCCGGGTTGGGGGAAATCGAGCCCATTGCCCTGCGGGTGGGGGAGGACACGGAATTCGAAGACCTGCAGCAGCGATTGGTGCAACTGGGTTACACGAACTCGGACGTGGTGGGTAAGCGGGGGCAGTTCGCCACCCGCGGAGGGTTGGTGGACATCTTCCCGGCGGATGCGGAGCTGCCGGTGCGCGTGGAGTTCTGGGGGGATGAGGTCGCCGAGATCCACCCCTTCAGCGTGGGGGACCAACGCACCATCCCGGGGCCCGGGCCGCAGGAATTGCGGATTTATCCGTGTCGAGAACTCCTCATCACCGAGGAAGTGGCGGCCCGTGCGGCCCGGTTGGCCCGGGAACACGCAGGTAATGCGGAGTTGGCGGAAACCTTCGACAAGATCAGCCAGAAGATTTACGTGCAGGGTTTGGAATCCCTGATCCCCGTGCTGCACAGCTCCCCCCTGGTGGCTCTGCCGGAGGTTATGCCGCAGGGGACCCACACCATTGTGGTCGCTCCCGCCGCAGTGGAGCGGCGGGCGGTGGATCTCCGGGAGACGGGGGAGCAGTTCATGGCCGCAGCGTGGGATGCGACTGCGATGACGGACGTCCCTACCGCGGGCCCCGCCGACGGCGTCGCATATCTGTCCGTTGCGGCAGTCCGGGAGGTGCAGCGCCGTCTCGACCGGCCCTGGTGGACCCTGTCCCCGCTGGGCATGGCGGACTACGGTGACGCGGGTGCCACAGGGGATTTTGAGGCCGATGCGCTCTCGCTCGACTATGCCCCCGCGCCCCAGCCCCACGGGGATCTGGAGTCCATCGGCGCCATGATGTCCGCCATCCGCTCGCGCGTGGAGGCCGGCGGACGGGTGGCCTACGCCGCTCCCACGACAACCGTGGCGGCTCGGATGATCCGGAGGTTCCGGGAGGCCGGTATCCCTGTGCAGCCCGTGGGCATGGACTTGTCCGGGATGCGCGGGCTTGGGCGGATCAACCGGAGTAAAGCCCCTGCGGCCTCCGCCCCGCCGAACCCCGGCATGGTGAGTATCTACCACGCCGTGGCCCACGCCGGAGTGGACTTCCCCATGGCTGGGGACAAAGCGGGTCCAAGTCTGCTGTTCATCACCGAAACCGACGTGACCGGCAATCGCGTGGACGCCCAGGCCACCGGCAAGCGCAAACCGGCCAAGAAGCGCAATCGGGTAGATCCCCTGGCCCTGTCTGAGGGGGACCTCGTAGTCCACGATTCCCACGGCATCGGGAAGTTCGTGAAGATGGTGGAGCGCACAGTGGGCAAGGGGGCAGATGCCTCCCGCCGGGAGTACCTCGTGTTGGAGTACGCCCCCAGCAAACGGGGAGGTCCCGGAGACCAGCTCTACGTTCCCATGGATCAGCTCGACCTGCTGTCCCGCTACGTGGGCGGGGAGAAACCCGCCCTATCCAAGATGGGTGGCGTGGACTGGAAGAACACCAAGCGCAAGGCTCGCTCGGCCGTGCGCGAAATCGCCGCCGAGCTGGTGCAGCTCTACGCGGCGCGCCAGGCCGCGCCGGGATACGCGTTCGCCCCGGACACCCCCTGGCAGCGGGAGATGGAGGAGGCCTTCCCCTTCACCGAGACGGAGGACCAATTTCAGGCCATCGAGGCGGTCAAGGCCGACATGGAAAGGCCCGTACCGATGGACCGGGTCATTGTCGGGGACGTCGGTTACGGCAAAACCGAGGTCGCCGTGCGGGCCGCGTTCAAGGCCGTGCAATCCGGCAAGCAGGTCGCGGTGTTGGTGCCCACGACGTTGCTGGCGCAGCAGCATTACTCCACGTTTAGCGAGCGAATGCAGGACTTTCCGACGGTGATCAAGGAGCTCAGCCGGTTCACCTCCCCGGCGGAGTCCCGGGAGGTCATCGCGGGAATGGCCGATGGGAAAGTGGACATCGTCATCGGCACCCACCGTCTTCTGCAGACTGGCCTGCAGTGGAAGAATTTGGGCCTCATCGTCGTGGATGAGGAGCAGCGCTTCGGGGTGGAGCACAAGGAGCACATCAAGGCCCTGCGCACGCACGTGGACGTGTTGACGATGTCCGCCACCCCCATTCCGCGGACCCTGGAAATGTCCATGGCTGGGATCCGGGAGATGTCCACCATCCTCACACCCCCGGAGGATCGCCACCCCGTGCTGACGTATGTGGGCTCGCGGGAGGACAAGCACGTGGCCGCAGCGATTCGGCGGGAACTGCTCCGAGATGGTCAGGTCTTCTACGTGCACAATAAGGTGCGGACCATCGAGCGAGCGGCCGATGATTTACGACGCCTGGTACCGGAAGCCCGGATCGTGGTGGCCCACGGCCAGATGAGCGAAGAGCAGCTAGAGACCACCGTGAAGGGTTTCTGGGACCGGCAGTTCGATGTCATGGTGTGCACCACCATTGTGGAGACCGGCTTGGACATCGCCAACGCCAATACCCTCATCGTGGAAAACGCCCACCACATGGGGCTCTCCCAGCTCCATCAGCTGCGCGGCCGGGTGGGCCGGTCCCGGGAGCGGGGGTATGCCTACTTCCTGTACCCCAAGGGGGAGGTACTTACAGAGACCTCCTACGACCGACTGTCCACCATCGCGGCGAACAACGACCTCGGGGCCGGCATGGCGGTGGCGATGAAAGACCTGGAGATGCGCGGGGCCGGCAACGTGTTGGGCGCCGAGCAGTCGGGGCACATCGCGGGTGTGGGCTTCGACCTGTATGTGCGCCTCGTCGGCGAGGCCGTGGAGGCTTTTCGCGCCATGGCCGACGGGGAGACCGTGGACGGCACCGGCGAGGAGCGCAAGGAAATCCGCATCGATCTGCCGATCGATGCGCACATCCCCGCAGAATATGTGGCCTCCGAACGGCTGCGCCTAGAGGCTTACCGCAAGTTGGCGGAGGCGCAGACGGAGGAGGATATCGCGGCGGTGCTGGAGGAATTCACCGACCGCTACGGCGCGCCCCCGGTCCAGGTGCAGCGGTTGGCCACAGTGGCTCGCCTGCGCCAATTGTGCCGGGACGTGAAGGTCACGGAGGTGGTGGCCACCGGTTCCAAGATCAGCTTCAGTCCGATCGACCTGCCCGATTCCGGGCAGGTGCGCCTGAAGAGGTTGTTCCCGTCGGCGGTGTACCGGGCCACGACGAAGATCGTGCAGTTGCCGGTCCCGAAACAGGGGGCCGGGATGCGGGCCGTGGCCCTGCGGGATACGGAGCTGGTGCAATGGTGTGCCGATGCGCTTAGCCACCTCGCCGGGCTGCCCACCCGCGATATGCGCGGCGGGGAGCCGCCGACGCGCTAG
- the glmU gene encoding bifunctional UDP-N-acetylglucosamine diphosphorylase/glucosamine-1-phosphate N-acetyltransferase GlmU: MSVVVLAAGAGTRMRSATPKTLHAIGGRTLLEHSLHAAAQAHPEHIVAVIGHGRELVGPAVSQTAEHLGRDIKIAVQEEQNGTGHAVQCAMQQLEGFSGTVIVTNADVPLLTSETLRRLHEAHVEVPTAVTVLSVAQPDPKGYGRIIRTSDGEVTAIVEEKDATAEQKVITEVNSGVFAFDADILRGALGKLNTNNAQGELYLTDVLGIARSQGHPVRAHMAEDAEELAGVNDRIQLAAAGAELNRRCVREAMRQGATVVDPATTWIDVDVQVGRDVTIHPGTQLKGSTHIADDCEIGPDTTLVNVEVGEGSRVLRTHGYDATIGAHAEVGPFAYLRPGTDLGDEGKIGGFVETKKAKIGRGSKVPHLTYVGDATIGEHSNIGASSVFVNYDGVNKHHTTVGSHVRTGSDTMFIAPVTVGDGAYSGAGTVIREDVPPGALAVSGGRQRNVEGWVQQRRPGTAAAEAAQAALDAQGKADGGASGTEQH, encoded by the coding sequence TTGAGTGTGGTGGTCCTCGCCGCCGGGGCTGGAACGCGGATGCGCTCGGCAACGCCCAAAACACTCCACGCTATCGGCGGCCGGACGTTGCTGGAGCACAGCCTCCACGCGGCGGCCCAGGCCCACCCGGAGCACATCGTGGCGGTAATCGGCCACGGTCGCGAGCTGGTGGGCCCCGCCGTGTCGCAAACGGCGGAACACCTGGGTCGCGACATCAAAATCGCAGTCCAGGAGGAACAAAACGGCACCGGACATGCGGTGCAGTGTGCGATGCAGCAGTTGGAGGGTTTCTCCGGCACGGTGATCGTGACGAACGCGGATGTGCCGCTGTTGACCTCCGAGACCCTGCGACGCCTGCACGAGGCCCACGTGGAGGTGCCCACGGCGGTGACGGTGCTCAGCGTGGCCCAACCGGACCCCAAGGGCTACGGCCGCATTATCCGCACCTCTGATGGAGAGGTCACGGCCATTGTGGAGGAGAAGGACGCCACGGCCGAGCAGAAGGTGATCACCGAGGTGAACTCCGGCGTGTTCGCCTTCGACGCGGACATACTGCGCGGCGCTCTCGGCAAGCTGAACACGAACAACGCCCAGGGGGAGCTGTACCTGACGGACGTGTTGGGCATCGCTCGCTCCCAGGGCCATCCGGTGCGCGCCCACATGGCGGAGGACGCCGAGGAACTGGCGGGCGTGAACGACCGGATCCAGCTAGCCGCCGCCGGCGCGGAGCTGAACCGCCGCTGCGTGCGGGAGGCCATGCGACAGGGGGCGACGGTGGTAGACCCGGCGACGACGTGGATTGATGTGGACGTTCAGGTCGGCCGGGACGTGACCATCCACCCGGGCACGCAGCTCAAAGGCAGCACGCACATCGCCGATGACTGCGAGATCGGTCCCGATACCACCCTGGTGAATGTCGAGGTTGGGGAAGGTTCCCGGGTCCTGCGCACGCATGGTTACGACGCCACCATCGGCGCGCACGCGGAGGTCGGTCCCTTCGCCTACCTGCGCCCGGGCACGGACTTGGGGGACGAGGGCAAGATCGGCGGATTCGTGGAGACGAAGAAGGCGAAGATCGGCCGGGGTTCCAAGGTCCCCCACCTGACGTACGTGGGGGATGCGACCATCGGCGAGCACAGCAACATCGGCGCCTCCAGCGTGTTCGTGAACTACGACGGGGTGAACAAGCACCACACCACGGTCGGCTCACACGTCCGCACCGGATCGGACACGATGTTCATCGCTCCGGTGACCGTAGGGGATGGCGCCTATTCGGGGGCTGGAACCGTAATCCGCGAAGATGTCCCGCCGGGAGCGCTGGCGGTGTCCGGCGGTCGGCAGCGCAACGTGGAGGGCTGGGTCCAGCAGCGGCGCCCTGGGACTGCGGCGGCGGAGGCGGCCCAAGCTGCGCTGGATGCCCAGGGCAAGGCGGACGGCGGGGCTTCCGGAACCGAGCAACACTAG
- a CDS encoding ribose-phosphate diphosphokinase, which produces MSTTHWIDNQKNLMIFSGRAHPALGEAVARELGVELTPTTARDFANGEIFVRFEESVRGSDAFVLQSHPQPLNNWLMEQLIMIDALKRGSAKRITAVLPFYPYARQDKKHRGREPISARLIADLFKAAGADRLVSVDLHTDQIQGFFDGPVDHMHAMPILTDYVRENYNLDNICVVSPDAGRVKVAEKWANVLGDAPLAFIHKTRNVDVANEVTANRVVGDVRGRTCVLLDDMIDTGGTIAGAVGVLREAGATDVIIGTTHGVFSGPARERLNSCGAREIITTDTLPQNTEGWENLTVLPIAPLVAKTIHEIFENGSVTNLFE; this is translated from the coding sequence GTGTCTACCACTCACTGGATCGACAACCAGAAGAACTTGATGATTTTCTCCGGTCGGGCCCACCCGGCCCTCGGCGAAGCCGTCGCCCGTGAGCTAGGGGTGGAACTCACCCCCACCACGGCCCGGGACTTTGCCAACGGAGAGATCTTCGTCCGCTTCGAGGAGTCGGTTCGCGGCTCGGATGCGTTCGTACTGCAATCCCACCCTCAGCCGCTGAATAATTGGCTGATGGAGCAACTCATCATGATCGATGCGTTGAAGCGGGGCTCCGCCAAGCGCATCACCGCCGTGCTGCCCTTCTACCCCTACGCCCGCCAGGACAAAAAGCACCGCGGCCGCGAGCCCATCTCCGCCCGGTTGATCGCGGACCTGTTTAAGGCGGCCGGCGCCGATCGCCTAGTATCCGTTGACCTGCACACCGATCAGATCCAGGGTTTCTTTGACGGCCCTGTGGACCACATGCACGCGATGCCCATCCTCACGGACTACGTGCGGGAGAACTACAACCTGGACAACATCTGCGTGGTTTCCCCGGATGCCGGCCGGGTGAAGGTGGCGGAGAAGTGGGCCAACGTTCTCGGCGACGCCCCCCTCGCCTTCATCCACAAGACCCGCAATGTGGACGTGGCCAATGAGGTCACTGCGAACCGCGTCGTCGGTGATGTGCGTGGCCGGACCTGTGTGCTGCTGGACGACATGATCGACACCGGGGGCACCATCGCCGGAGCCGTCGGCGTGCTGCGGGAGGCCGGCGCCACGGACGTCATCATCGGCACCACCCATGGCGTGTTCAGCGGCCCCGCTCGGGAACGGCTGAATAGCTGCGGCGCCCGCGAGATCATCACCACCGATACCCTTCCGCAGAACACAGAGGGCTGGGAGAACCTCACGGTGCTGCCCATCGCACCCCTGGTGGCGAAGACGATCCACGAGATCTTCGAGAACGGTTCCGTCACCAACCTCTTCGAATAA
- a CDS encoding 50S ribosomal protein L25/general stress protein Ctc yields MSHVSRLKADIRHEFGKGASRRLRKDFRVPAVVYGHGEDPLHVHVDILELQAILRNDGVNAVLELEVEGEDHLVMIKTVDQNVLTLDVDHADFLYVKRGEKVEVDVPVVYEGEPAPGALVTQDADVITILADVMDIPEEITIDVEGMEIGHQVLASDVKMPSNSSLVSEPETLIINIVEPAEEELPEPESGEGETVIGEDGEVTSAPADEEEPEATEAAQSDES; encoded by the coding sequence ATGTCTCACGTTTCCCGCCTGAAGGCCGACATTCGCCACGAGTTCGGCAAGGGCGCTTCCCGCCGCCTCCGCAAGGACTTCCGCGTTCCCGCCGTTGTTTACGGCCACGGCGAGGATCCCCTCCACGTGCACGTGGACATCCTGGAGCTCCAGGCCATCCTGCGTAACGACGGTGTCAATGCCGTGCTGGAGCTGGAAGTTGAGGGCGAGGATCACCTCGTCATGATCAAGACCGTGGACCAGAACGTCCTGACCCTAGATGTGGACCACGCCGACTTCCTGTACGTCAAGCGCGGCGAGAAGGTGGAAGTGGACGTGCCCGTCGTCTACGAGGGCGAGCCCGCCCCGGGCGCACTGGTCACCCAGGATGCGGACGTTATCACCATCCTGGCGGACGTCATGGACATCCCGGAAGAGATCACCATCGACGTGGAGGGCATGGAGATTGGCCACCAGGTACTGGCCAGCGACGTGAAGATGCCGTCCAACTCCTCCCTCGTTTCCGAGCCGGAGACCCTTATCATCAACATCGTCGAGCCGGCCGAGGAAGAGCTGCCTGAGCCCGAGTCCGGCGAGGGCGAAACCGTCATCGGCGAGGACGGGGAGGTCACCTCCGCTCCCGCCGACGAGGAGGAGCCAGAGGCCACCGAGGCTGCCCAGTCCGACGAGTCCTAG
- a CDS encoding dipeptide ABC transporter ATP-binding protein: protein MTSNSPTASAHDAPFLPQAPQDDPLLRLRGVDIAFGGKKKPLPTVFEVDLDVYEGETVAIVGESGSGKSTVAHAVLGLLPGGGHVTGGSITFRGEDITHASERLFTQLRGSHIGLVPQDPMSNLNPVWSIGTHIGEALKANNVATGSEAHERILELMREAGLPEAERRAGQYPHEFSGGMRQRALIACGLAARPKLLIADEPTSALDVTVQKQILDHLQSLTDQLGTSVMLITHDLGLAAERARRIVVMSQGRVVETGPALEILQDPRHPYTQKLVSAAPSIAARRSDVMKNREIGDANPPSAGQQSPARPTDAAVPASKAGEAQDRSGSHLIEVSGLTKEFDVPGDRPWRKKKFIAARDVSFFLRRGHTLALVGESGSGKSTVAQMILGLLEPTEGKVLFDGKNVTGLRGKDELAFRRRVQPVFQNPYGSIDPMYSVFNTIAEPLKIHRVGDKGSREKRVRELLDMVAMPQSMMHRFPGELSGGQRQRVAIARALALDPEVLVLDEAVSALDVLVQSQILQLLNKLQSEMGLTYLFITHDLAVVKQIADETLVMQDGSIVERGETDELFANPQQKYTRRLLDSIPGGKIPLYTFSG, encoded by the coding sequence ATGACCAGCAACTCCCCGACAGCGTCCGCACACGACGCGCCCTTCTTGCCGCAGGCGCCGCAGGATGATCCACTGCTGCGGCTCCGCGGGGTGGATATCGCGTTCGGCGGAAAGAAGAAGCCCCTGCCCACTGTCTTCGAGGTGGACCTAGACGTCTACGAGGGCGAGACCGTCGCCATCGTGGGCGAGTCCGGCTCCGGTAAGTCCACGGTGGCCCATGCGGTCCTGGGCCTGCTGCCCGGGGGTGGGCACGTCACCGGTGGCAGTATCACCTTTAGGGGGGAGGACATCACCCACGCCTCCGAACGCCTGTTCACGCAGTTGCGCGGCAGCCACATCGGGTTGGTCCCGCAGGATCCGATGAGCAACCTCAACCCCGTGTGGAGCATCGGCACCCACATCGGGGAGGCCCTCAAAGCCAACAACGTCGCCACCGGCTCCGAGGCCCACGAGCGCATCCTCGAACTGATGCGAGAGGCCGGATTGCCGGAGGCGGAGCGGCGGGCGGGGCAGTACCCCCACGAGTTCTCCGGCGGTATGCGCCAGCGCGCCCTCATCGCCTGTGGTTTGGCGGCCCGCCCCAAGCTTCTCATCGCCGACGAGCCGACCAGTGCTTTGGACGTGACGGTACAGAAGCAGATCCTCGATCACCTGCAATCCCTCACGGACCAACTGGGAACGTCCGTCATGCTGATCACCCACGACTTGGGCCTGGCCGCCGAGCGGGCGCGACGCATTGTGGTCATGAGCCAGGGGCGCGTCGTGGAGACAGGGCCGGCTCTCGAGATCCTCCAGGATCCCCGGCACCCCTACACACAGAAGCTGGTCTCTGCGGCTCCATCCATTGCGGCGCGCCGGAGTGACGTCATGAAAAATCGGGAGATTGGGGACGCCAACCCACCGAGCGCGGGGCAGCAGTCCCCCGCACGGCCCACCGACGCCGCGGTGCCCGCCAGCAAGGCGGGGGAGGCGCAGGACCGCAGTGGGAGCCACCTCATCGAGGTCAGTGGCCTGACGAAGGAGTTCGACGTGCCTGGGGATCGCCCGTGGCGCAAGAAGAAGTTCATCGCGGCGCGGGACGTCAGTTTCTTCCTCCGACGGGGCCACACCTTGGCGCTGGTCGGGGAATCCGGGTCGGGCAAGTCCACAGTGGCGCAGATGATCCTGGGATTGCTGGAGCCCACCGAGGGGAAGGTGCTGTTCGATGGCAAAAATGTGACGGGGCTGCGGGGGAAAGACGAGTTAGCTTTCCGCCGCCGCGTGCAGCCGGTCTTCCAGAACCCCTATGGCTCCATCGACCCCATGTACAGCGTGTTCAACACCATCGCGGAGCCGCTGAAAATCCACCGGGTAGGGGACAAGGGCAGCCGGGAGAAGCGGGTGCGCGAGCTGCTGGACATGGTGGCCATGCCCCAGTCCATGATGCACCGGTTCCCCGGGGAGCTTTCCGGCGGCCAGCGCCAGCGCGTGGCCATTGCTCGCGCCCTCGCCCTGGACCCGGAGGTCCTCGTACTCGACGAAGCCGTCAGCGCGCTGGATGTGTTAGTGCAGTCGCAGATTCTGCAGCTACTGAACAAACTGCAGTCTGAAATGGGGCTGACGTACCTGTTCATCACCCACGATCTCGCGGTGGTTAAGCAGATCGCCGACGAGACGCTGGTGATGCAGGATGGCAGCATTGTCGAGCGCGGGGAAACCGACGAACTGTTCGCCAATCCCCAGCAGAAATACACCCGTAGGCTGCTGGATTCCATCCCGGGCGGAAAAATCCCGCTGTACACCTTCAGCGGGTGA
- a CDS encoding ABC transporter permease: MPKTNSPLPSEQDVRSIRWAAEVKTEDVLTRDQMLPDEAPTSTFGEAWKQMRKRITFWVALALIFLVILLAVVPGLFTSLDPHAAELSKSLAKPEGGHPFGFSQQGYDVYARTIYGARASVICGIATTFLVTIMGVFVGAVAGYRGGWLDSLLSRISDIFFAIPLLLAAIVLMQVFKSRNIWTVVLVLALFGWPQMARVVRSAVISVKNNEYVQASRALGLSSGKILLRHVLPNCLAPIIVMATTSLGIYIVMEATLSYLGIGLPPTEVSWGNDISAAQNVIREAPNVLFYPAGFLALTVLGFILLGDTLKDAFDPKERTR, translated from the coding sequence ATGCCTAAGACCAATTCACCGCTACCCAGTGAGCAAGACGTCCGCAGCATCCGGTGGGCCGCAGAGGTTAAAACCGAGGATGTGCTGACCCGAGATCAGATGCTGCCCGATGAGGCCCCCACCAGCACCTTCGGAGAGGCCTGGAAGCAGATGCGCAAGCGCATTACCTTCTGGGTGGCCCTGGCCCTCATCTTCCTGGTCATCCTCCTGGCGGTTGTGCCGGGGCTGTTCACCAGCCTGGACCCGCACGCCGCTGAACTGTCCAAGTCCCTGGCGAAGCCGGAGGGCGGGCACCCCTTCGGGTTCTCCCAGCAGGGCTATGACGTGTACGCCCGGACCATTTATGGCGCCCGCGCCTCCGTCATCTGTGGCATCGCCACGACTTTCCTGGTGACAATCATGGGCGTGTTTGTCGGGGCGGTGGCCGGGTATCGGGGCGGCTGGCTGGATTCTTTGCTCTCCCGAATTTCCGACATCTTCTTCGCTATCCCCCTGTTGCTCGCCGCAATCGTGTTGATGCAGGTGTTCAAGTCCCGCAATATCTGGACTGTTGTTCTCGTCCTCGCGCTGTTCGGCTGGCCGCAGATGGCCCGCGTGGTGCGCTCGGCGGTGATCAGCGTGAAGAACAACGAATACGTGCAAGCCTCTCGGGCCCTTGGGCTGTCCAGCGGGAAGATCTTGCTGCGCCACGTCCTCCCCAACTGCCTGGCTCCCATCATCGTTATGGCCACGACCAGCCTGGGCATCTACATCGTCATGGAGGCCACCCTGTCCTACTTGGGCATCGGGTTGCCGCCGACAGAGGTTAGCTGGGGCAATGACATCTCCGCTGCCCAGAACGTGATCCGCGAAGCGCCGAACGTCCTGTTCTACCCCGCAGGTTTCCTGGCCCTTACTGTGCTGGGGTTCATCCTCCTCGGCGATACCCTCAAGGATGCTTTCGACCCGAAGGAGCGCACCCGATGA
- a CDS encoding ABC transporter permease, whose amino-acid sequence MLWYIGRRLLQIVPVFFGATLLIYAMVFLTPGDPVTALAGDKAVNPTVLQSIREQYHLDKPFIVQYLLFIGGLFKGDLGMTFSQRPVIDELARAFPVTFELALLALLIETVFGVGFGVLAGLRKGGWFDSTVLVVSLVIIAVPIFVLGFVAQFLFGIKWGVVAPTVGSKPTLSDLILPAFVLGLVSFAYVLRLTRSEVATNLRSDFVRTAYARGLSPRTVILRHVLRNSLIPVITLIGTDLAALMGGAIVTEGIFNIHGVGGLLYKAVTLGEAPTVVSVVTVLVLIFLVTNLVIDLLYAALDPRIRYA is encoded by the coding sequence ATGTTGTGGTACATAGGCAGACGCCTCTTACAGATTGTGCCCGTATTCTTCGGCGCCACTCTGCTCATCTACGCAATGGTCTTCCTCACCCCGGGAGATCCCGTCACTGCTCTGGCCGGCGACAAAGCCGTCAACCCAACTGTGCTGCAAAGCATTCGCGAGCAGTACCACCTGGATAAGCCGTTCATCGTCCAGTACCTGCTGTTCATCGGCGGCCTGTTTAAGGGGGATCTGGGGATGACCTTCTCTCAGCGCCCCGTCATTGACGAGCTCGCCCGGGCTTTCCCGGTGACCTTCGAGCTAGCCCTACTGGCGCTGCTCATCGAGACAGTCTTCGGCGTGGGCTTCGGCGTTCTCGCCGGGCTGCGCAAGGGAGGGTGGTTCGACTCGACGGTTCTCGTCGTCTCCCTGGTCATCATCGCGGTGCCCATCTTCGTGCTGGGCTTCGTGGCTCAGTTCCTCTTCGGCATCAAGTGGGGGGTCGTCGCGCCGACGGTGGGGTCCAAACCCACACTGTCCGATCTCATCCTGCCCGCCTTCGTGCTGGGCTTGGTCTCCTTCGCGTATGTCCTGCGACTCACCCGCTCGGAGGTGGCCACGAATCTGCGCTCGGACTTCGTCCGCACCGCCTACGCTCGCGGACTGTCCCCACGGACTGTGATCCTCCGACACGTCCTGCGGAATTCCCTGATTCCCGTCATCACCTTAATCGGCACCGACCTGGCCGCTCTGATGGGTGGGGCAATCGTCACCGAGGGCATCTTTAACATCCACGGGGTCGGTGGTCTGCTCTACAAGGCGGTCACCTTGGGGGAGGCACCGACGGTGGTCAGCGTGGTCACAGTGCTCGTGCTGATCTTCCTAGTGACCAACCTGGTTATCGACCTGTTGTACGCCGCGCTGGACCCGAGGATCCGCTATGCCTAA